A region from the Triticum urartu cultivar G1812 chromosome 1, Tu2.1, whole genome shotgun sequence genome encodes:
- the LOC125529637 gene encoding rust resistance kinase Lr10-like isoform X1, with translation MASPFSCLSNATHFSYLVNAKQPVYVLPLNCRVISDVVLPILGSPELWQLEEEAQRFYEMKVCWYTGSSSVAFNCTRCEQDGRPCAFSSQRNQTFCVPHPHGSHVKIIAATSSGGAFVVLVLMVATALYLSLKTRYNREIHLKVEMFLNTHGKSKTTRYTFAEVKKMARRFKVNLGRGGYGSVYKGELPNGVPVAVKMLENSIGEGQEFINEVATIGLIHHTNIVRLLGYCYEGTRRALIYEFMPNESLEKYIFSRDSNIFQTLLVPEKMLDIALGIARGMEYLHQGCNQRILHFDIKPHNILLDYNFNPKISDFGLAKLCARDQSIITLTAARGTMGYIAPELYSRNFGGISHKSDVYSFGMLVLEMVSGRRNSDPRTESQNEVYLPECIYEEVIAGQDLALTGDTAEEEKEKVRKLATVALWCIQWNPKNRPSMTKVVNMLTGRFQNLQMPPGPYVPSENHAIP, from the exons ATGGCTAGCCCATTCTCCTGCCTTAGCAACGCAACCCACTTCTCATATTTGGTGAATGCTAAACAACCCGTGTATGTTCTTCCATTGAACTGCAGAGTCATCTCAGATGTTGTCCTTCCGATATTAGGTAGCCCAGAGCTTTGGCAGCTGGAAGAAGAGGCCCAGAGATTTTATGAGATGAAAGTCTGCTGGTATACAGGGTCATCATCCGTTGCCTTCAACTGCACACGGTGCGAACAAGATGGGCGACCCTGCGCATTCAGCTCACAAAGGAATCAAACATTTTGTGTGCCTCATCCTCACG GTTCACATGTCAAAATCATTGCAG CTACATCATCAGGGGGTGCCTTTGTTGTTCTTGTGTTGATGGTGGCTACCGCACTCTATCTTTCACTGAAGACAAGATATAACAGAGAGATACATTTGAAGGTTGAAATGTTTctcaatacacatggaaaatcaaAAACCACAAGGTACACTTTCGCTGAAGTTAAGAAGATGGCGAGACGGTTCAAGGTTAACTTAGGACGTGGTGGATATGGAAGTGTATACAAAGGCGAGCTACCAAATGGAGTTCCTGTAGCTGTCAAGATGCTAGAGAACTCTATAGGAGAGGGACAGgaattcatcaatgaagttgcaACTATTGGACTAATCCACCATACAAATATTGTCCGCCTCCTGGGATATTGCTATGAAGGAACAAGACGGGCTCTTATTTATGAATTCATGCCTAACGAGTCACTGGAGAAATACATATTCTCTCGTGACTCTAATATTTTTCAGACTCTCTTAGTACCTGAAAAAATGCTAGATATTGCTTTAGGCATTGCACGAGGAATGGAATATCTACATCAAGGATGCAACCAGCGCATTCTCCACTTTGACATCAAGCCTCACAACATCTTGCTGGACTACAACTTCAATCCAAAGATTTCAGACTTTGGCCTAGCAAAGCTGTGTGCCAGGGACCAAAGCATCATTACATTAACTGCAGCAAGAGGCACAATGGGCTATATTGCACCGGAGCTATATTCCCGGAACTTTGGGGGCATATCCCACAAGTCAGACGTGTACAGTTTTGGCATGCTGGTGTTGGAGATGGTGAGTGGTAGGAGGAACTCAGACCCAAGGACTGAGAGCCAGAACGAGGTATACCTCCCGGAATGCATCTATGAGGAAGTTATCGCTGGCCAGGACTTGGCGCTTACAGGGGACACGGcagaagaagagaaagaaaaggTTAGAAAACTAGCCACAGTGGCACTGTGGTGCATCCAGTGGAACCCAAAGAACCGTCCCTCGATGACAAAGGTGGTAAACATGTTGACAGGGAGGTTCCAGAATCTACAGATGCCCCCAGGGCCTTATGTCCCATCCGAAAACCATGCTATCCCTTAA
- the LOC125529637 gene encoding rust resistance kinase Lr10-like isoform X2 — MKVCWYTGSSSVAFNCTRCEQDGRPCAFSSQRNQTFCVPHPHGSHVKIIAATSSGGAFVVLVLMVATALYLSLKTRYNREIHLKVEMFLNTHGKSKTTRYTFAEVKKMARRFKVNLGRGGYGSVYKGELPNGVPVAVKMLENSIGEGQEFINEVATIGLIHHTNIVRLLGYCYEGTRRALIYEFMPNESLEKYIFSRDSNIFQTLLVPEKMLDIALGIARGMEYLHQGCNQRILHFDIKPHNILLDYNFNPKISDFGLAKLCARDQSIITLTAARGTMGYIAPELYSRNFGGISHKSDVYSFGMLVLEMVSGRRNSDPRTESQNEVYLPECIYEEVIAGQDLALTGDTAEEEKEKVRKLATVALWCIQWNPKNRPSMTKVVNMLTGRFQNLQMPPGPYVPSENHAIP; from the exons ATGAAAGTCTGCTGGTATACAGGGTCATCATCCGTTGCCTTCAACTGCACACGGTGCGAACAAGATGGGCGACCCTGCGCATTCAGCTCACAAAGGAATCAAACATTTTGTGTGCCTCATCCTCACG GTTCACATGTCAAAATCATTGCAG CTACATCATCAGGGGGTGCCTTTGTTGTTCTTGTGTTGATGGTGGCTACCGCACTCTATCTTTCACTGAAGACAAGATATAACAGAGAGATACATTTGAAGGTTGAAATGTTTctcaatacacatggaaaatcaaAAACCACAAGGTACACTTTCGCTGAAGTTAAGAAGATGGCGAGACGGTTCAAGGTTAACTTAGGACGTGGTGGATATGGAAGTGTATACAAAGGCGAGCTACCAAATGGAGTTCCTGTAGCTGTCAAGATGCTAGAGAACTCTATAGGAGAGGGACAGgaattcatcaatgaagttgcaACTATTGGACTAATCCACCATACAAATATTGTCCGCCTCCTGGGATATTGCTATGAAGGAACAAGACGGGCTCTTATTTATGAATTCATGCCTAACGAGTCACTGGAGAAATACATATTCTCTCGTGACTCTAATATTTTTCAGACTCTCTTAGTACCTGAAAAAATGCTAGATATTGCTTTAGGCATTGCACGAGGAATGGAATATCTACATCAAGGATGCAACCAGCGCATTCTCCACTTTGACATCAAGCCTCACAACATCTTGCTGGACTACAACTTCAATCCAAAGATTTCAGACTTTGGCCTAGCAAAGCTGTGTGCCAGGGACCAAAGCATCATTACATTAACTGCAGCAAGAGGCACAATGGGCTATATTGCACCGGAGCTATATTCCCGGAACTTTGGGGGCATATCCCACAAGTCAGACGTGTACAGTTTTGGCATGCTGGTGTTGGAGATGGTGAGTGGTAGGAGGAACTCAGACCCAAGGACTGAGAGCCAGAACGAGGTATACCTCCCGGAATGCATCTATGAGGAAGTTATCGCTGGCCAGGACTTGGCGCTTACAGGGGACACGGcagaagaagagaaagaaaaggTTAGAAAACTAGCCACAGTGGCACTGTGGTGCATCCAGTGGAACCCAAAGAACCGTCCCTCGATGACAAAGGTGGTAAACATGTTGACAGGGAGGTTCCAGAATCTACAGATGCCCCCAGGGCCTTATGTCCCATCCGAAAACCATGCTATCCCTTAA